Proteins encoded by one window of Salvia splendens isolate huo1 chromosome 5, SspV2, whole genome shotgun sequence:
- the LOC121802487 gene encoding mitochondrial adenine nucleotide transporter ADNT1-like produces MASEDVKTNDSAVSKIVNLAEEAKLAKAEIKPSKYQVYSICKSLVAGGVAGGVSRTAVAPLERLKILLQVQNPHNIKYSGTVQGLKYIWRTEGLRGLFKGNGANCARIVPNSAVKFFSYEQASKGILHLYRQQPGNEDAELTPLLRLGAGACAGIIAMSATYPMDMVRGRLTVQTDKSPYQYRGMVHALSTVLREEGFRALYKGWLPSVIGVVPYVGLNFAVYESLKDYLIKSKPFGLVEDNELGVVTRLACGAAAGTVGQTVAYPLDVIRRRMQMVGWNNAASIVTGDGRSKAPLEYSGMIDAFRKTVRHEGFRALYKGLVPNSVKVVPSIAIAFVTYEQVKELLGVEIRISD; encoded by the exons ATGGCGTCTGAAGATGTGAAAACGAACGACTCGGCGGTGTCGAAGATCGTAAATCTGGCTGAGGAGGCGAAGCTTGCTAAGGCAGAAATCAAGCCTTCTAAGTACCAAGTCTACAGCATTTGCAAATCTCTCGTTGCCGGAGGCGTCGCAGGAGGAGT GTCTCGGACTGCTGTAGCTCCATTGGAGCGATTGAAAATTTTGCTCCAG GTTCAAAATCCGCATAACATAAAATATTCTGGTACTGTTCAAGGGTTGAAGTATATATGGAGAACTGAGGGTCTTCGAGGACTGTTTAAAGGAAATGGCGCAAATTGTGCTCGTATTGTCCCGAACTCGGCCGTGAAGTTCTTCAGCTATGAGCAAGCATCCAA GGGTATATTGCATTTGTACAGGCAGCAACCTGGGAACG AGGACGCTGAACTGACTCCTTTATTACGTCTGGGAGCGGGAGCATGTGCTGGGATAATTGCTATGTCTGCTACATACCCGATGGACATGGTTCGAGGCAGACTTACTGTACAG ACAGACAAGTCCCCTTATCAGTATAGAGGAATGGTTCATGCTTTATCAACCGTGCTTCGAGAGGAAGGCTTCCGTGCTCTGTATAAGGGCTGGCTTCCATCTGTCATTGGAGTT GTACCATACGTTGGCCTCAACTTTGCTGTTTATGAATCTCTCAAAGATTACTTGATTAAATCTAAGCCATTTGGTCTCGTTGAAGACAATGAATTGGGTGTAGTTACAAGGCTTGCATGTGGGGCAGCAGCAGGCACAGTTGGACAAACTGTTGCTTACCCTCTTGATGTCATTCGCCGCAGAATGCAGATGGTGGGGTGGAATAATGCTGCTTCAATTGTCACTGGTGATGGGAGAAGTAAGGCTCCCCTTGAATATAGTGGCATGATTGATGCTTTCAGGAAAACTGTTAGACATGAGGGCTTTCGAGCATTATACAAAGGATTGGTCCCCAATTCAGTGAAG GTTGTCCCATCAATAGCCATTGCATTTGTGACATACGAACAAGTGAAAGAGTTGCTGGGAGTAGAGATTAGAATATCTGACTGA